From Streptomonospora salina, the proteins below share one genomic window:
- a CDS encoding SRPBCC family protein, whose protein sequence is MSTRLNNRFTVPVPVDQAWDVLMDVERVAPCMPGATLESTEGDSFTGRVRVKVGPIAVTYRGEAYFTEVDAEQRRVELHAGGKESRGSGTASATVTARLYEQDDGTTEVTVDTDFTVTGRVAQFGRGVMADVSAKLVDRFAENLAVELQGRAPEQIGAGGGSAEASADRSGGGEGSGAAAGAAAGTSAGAAGATGEAAAPADAVVPPQAGEPRPGSGHGGGAEGQDEGDGAPEDRTSTGSRPSSDIRSDRPRDDSIDLMSTVGLPVLKRALPVAGSAALLGIVFSWFRRRRKAKGARDGT, encoded by the coding sequence ATGAGCACGCGGTTGAACAACCGGTTCACGGTTCCGGTGCCTGTGGACCAGGCCTGGGACGTGCTGATGGACGTCGAACGGGTCGCGCCCTGCATGCCGGGCGCGACGCTCGAATCGACCGAGGGCGATTCCTTCACGGGCAGGGTCCGCGTCAAGGTCGGACCGATCGCGGTGACGTACCGGGGTGAGGCGTACTTCACCGAAGTCGACGCCGAACAGCGGCGGGTCGAGCTGCACGCGGGCGGCAAGGAGTCGCGCGGGTCCGGCACGGCTTCGGCCACGGTGACCGCTCGCCTGTACGAACAGGACGACGGCACCACCGAGGTGACCGTCGACACCGACTTCACCGTCACCGGCCGCGTCGCCCAGTTCGGGCGCGGCGTGATGGCCGACGTCAGTGCCAAGCTGGTGGACCGCTTCGCCGAGAACCTCGCCGTGGAGCTGCAGGGGCGCGCACCCGAGCAGATCGGTGCGGGCGGCGGAAGCGCCGAGGCCTCCGCGGACCGGTCCGGGGGCGGCGAGGGATCCGGCGCCGCGGCGGGCGCTGCGGCGGGCACCTCCGCCGGGGCTGCGGGCGCCACCGGCGAGGCGGCCGCCCCGGCCGACGCGGTCGTACCTCCGCAGGCCGGCGAACCCCGGCCGGGCAGCGGCCACGGCGGCGGAGCGGAAGGACAGGACGAGGGGGACGGGGCGCCGGAGGACCGCACGAGCACGGGTTCCCGGCCGAGTTCCGACATCCGTTCGGACCGGCCGCGCGACGACAGCATCGACCTGATGTCCACGGTCGGGCTGCCGGTGCTCAAGCGCGCGCTGCCGGTGGCGGGTTCCGCGGCGCTGCTGGGGATCGTGTTCTCCTGGTTCCGCAGGCGCAGGAAAGCGAAAGGCGCCCGAGACGGCACCTGA